In a genomic window of Salmo trutta chromosome 32, fSalTru1.1, whole genome shotgun sequence:
- the LOC115171091 gene encoding F-box/LRR-repeat protein 20 isoform X1 has protein sequence MGKEVNGVSRSRFEMFSNSDEAVINKKLPKELLLRIFSFLDVVTLCRCAQVSRSWNVLALDGSNWQRIDLFDFQRDIEGRVVENISKRCGGFLRKLSLRGCLGVGDSALRTFSQNCRNIELLSLNGCTKITDSTCNSLSKFCPKLKHLDLASCTSITNLSLKALSEGCPLLEQLNISWCDQVTKDGIQALVRCCPGLKGLFLKGCTQLEDEALKHIGAHCPELVTLNLQTCSQITDEGLITICRGCHHLQSLCVSGCANITDAILHALGLNCPRLRILEVARCSQLTDVGFTTLARNCHELEKMDLEECVQITDGTLIQLSIHCPRLQVLSLSHCELITDDGIRHLGSGPCAHDRLEVIELDNCPLITDASLEHLKTCHSLDRIELYDCQQITRAGIKRLRTHLPNIKVHAYFAPVTPPPSVGGSRQRFCRCCILL, from the exons ATGGGGAAGGAGGTTAATGGTGTTTCGCGGAGCCGGTTTGAG ATGTTCTCAAACAGCGATGAGGCCGTCATCAATAAGAAGCTGCCCAAGGAGCTGTTGCTACG AATCTTCTCCTTTCTGGATGTGGTGACACTCTGTCGCTGTGCCCAGGTCTCACGG tcgtGGAATGTGCTCGCCTTGGACGGCAGTAATTGGCAGAGGATTGACCTTTTCGACTTTCAGAGAGATATTGAG GGGCGAGTGGTGGAGAACATCTCGAAACGATGTGGGGGATTCCTGAGGAAGTTGAGTCTGAGGGGCTGTCTGGGGGTGGGGGACAGCGCTCTGAG aacctTCTCCCAGAACTGCAGGAATATTGAGCTGCTTAGTTTGAATGGCTGCACCAAGATTACTGATAG CACATGTAATAGCCTCAGTAAGTTCTGTCCCAAGCTCAAACACTTGGACCTCGCCTCCTGTACCTCAATCACCAACCTGTCACTCAAAGCACTCAG TGAGGGCTGTCCTCTGTTAGAGCAGCTTAACATCTCGTGGTGTGACCAGGTGACTAAGGATGGCATCCAGGCCTTGGTACGATGCTGTCCCGGACTCAAAGGCCTTTTCCTCAAGGGCTGCACACAG TTGGAGGATGAAGCACTGAAGCACATTGGTGCACACTGTCCAGAGCTGGTCACTCTCAACTTACAGACGTGTTCG CAGATCACAGACGAAGGTCTCATTACTATATGCCGGGGCTGTCACCATCTGCAGTCGCTGTGTGTCTCAGGTTGTGCCAACATCACAGACGCCATCCTCCACGCCTTGGGACTGAACTGCCCGCGCCTCAG AATATTAGAGGTGGCTCGCTGCTCTCAGCTCACAGATGTGGGCTTCACTACACTAGCAAGG AATTGTCATGAGCTGGAAAAGATGGACCTGGAAGAGTGTGTGCAG ATCACGGACGGCACACTTATTCAGTTGTCCATCCACTGCCCTCGTCTGCAAGTTCTG agcctgTCTCACTGTGAGCTGATTACTGACGATGGCATCAGACATCTGGGCAGCGGACCCTGTGCCCACGACCGGCTGGAGGTGATCGAGCTGGACAACTGCCCCCTGATCACGGACGCCTCGCTGGAGCACCTGAAGACCTGCCACAGCCTGGACCGCATTGAGCTCTACGACTGCCAGCAGATCACCCGcgcaggcatcaagagactaagG aCCCATCTACCTAACATCAAAGTGCACGCGTATTTCGCTCCCGTCACCCCACCCCCCTCAGTCGGGGGGAGTCGCCAGAGATTCTGTCGCTGCTGTATCCTGCTATGA
- the LOC115171091 gene encoding F-box/LRR-repeat protein 20 isoform X2 codes for MLPAEMFSNSDEAVINKKLPKELLLRIFSFLDVVTLCRCAQVSRSWNVLALDGSNWQRIDLFDFQRDIEGRVVENISKRCGGFLRKLSLRGCLGVGDSALRTFSQNCRNIELLSLNGCTKITDSTCNSLSKFCPKLKHLDLASCTSITNLSLKALSEGCPLLEQLNISWCDQVTKDGIQALVRCCPGLKGLFLKGCTQLEDEALKHIGAHCPELVTLNLQTCSQITDEGLITICRGCHHLQSLCVSGCANITDAILHALGLNCPRLRILEVARCSQLTDVGFTTLARNCHELEKMDLEECVQITDGTLIQLSIHCPRLQVLSLSHCELITDDGIRHLGSGPCAHDRLEVIELDNCPLITDASLEHLKTCHSLDRIELYDCQQITRAGIKRLRTHLPNIKVHAYFAPVTPPPSVGGSRQRFCRCCILL; via the exons ATGTTCTCAAACAGCGATGAGGCCGTCATCAATAAGAAGCTGCCCAAGGAGCTGTTGCTACG AATCTTCTCCTTTCTGGATGTGGTGACACTCTGTCGCTGTGCCCAGGTCTCACGG tcgtGGAATGTGCTCGCCTTGGACGGCAGTAATTGGCAGAGGATTGACCTTTTCGACTTTCAGAGAGATATTGAG GGGCGAGTGGTGGAGAACATCTCGAAACGATGTGGGGGATTCCTGAGGAAGTTGAGTCTGAGGGGCTGTCTGGGGGTGGGGGACAGCGCTCTGAG aacctTCTCCCAGAACTGCAGGAATATTGAGCTGCTTAGTTTGAATGGCTGCACCAAGATTACTGATAG CACATGTAATAGCCTCAGTAAGTTCTGTCCCAAGCTCAAACACTTGGACCTCGCCTCCTGTACCTCAATCACCAACCTGTCACTCAAAGCACTCAG TGAGGGCTGTCCTCTGTTAGAGCAGCTTAACATCTCGTGGTGTGACCAGGTGACTAAGGATGGCATCCAGGCCTTGGTACGATGCTGTCCCGGACTCAAAGGCCTTTTCCTCAAGGGCTGCACACAG TTGGAGGATGAAGCACTGAAGCACATTGGTGCACACTGTCCAGAGCTGGTCACTCTCAACTTACAGACGTGTTCG CAGATCACAGACGAAGGTCTCATTACTATATGCCGGGGCTGTCACCATCTGCAGTCGCTGTGTGTCTCAGGTTGTGCCAACATCACAGACGCCATCCTCCACGCCTTGGGACTGAACTGCCCGCGCCTCAG AATATTAGAGGTGGCTCGCTGCTCTCAGCTCACAGATGTGGGCTTCACTACACTAGCAAGG AATTGTCATGAGCTGGAAAAGATGGACCTGGAAGAGTGTGTGCAG ATCACGGACGGCACACTTATTCAGTTGTCCATCCACTGCCCTCGTCTGCAAGTTCTG agcctgTCTCACTGTGAGCTGATTACTGACGATGGCATCAGACATCTGGGCAGCGGACCCTGTGCCCACGACCGGCTGGAGGTGATCGAGCTGGACAACTGCCCCCTGATCACGGACGCCTCGCTGGAGCACCTGAAGACCTGCCACAGCCTGGACCGCATTGAGCTCTACGACTGCCAGCAGATCACCCGcgcaggcatcaagagactaagG aCCCATCTACCTAACATCAAAGTGCACGCGTATTTCGCTCCCGTCACCCCACCCCCCTCAGTCGGGGGGAGTCGCCAGAGATTCTGTCGCTGCTGTATCCTGCTATGA